A window from Polynucleobacter sp. MWH-UH25E encodes these proteins:
- a CDS encoding gamma-glutamyltransferase family protein, with protein sequence MLISPPFGGGRAPVLARNTVASSQPLATQAGIEALQSGGNAVDAALATAITLTVVEPTMNGLGGDGFAILWDGKQIHGLNASGRAPAAWTPEYFAGKSAMDLIGWNTVTVPGMVAGWVELSKKFGKLPFAQLFKRAIDYAENGFPVSPVIARQWREAIPILKNQPGFSESFLIDGKAPQAGQIWKYPAQAKTLKEIATTQGESFYRGPLAQSMVDFAQSTGGCFTMQDFADNKPDWVEPLAFDYGDYTLLEIPPNGSGIAAQMALGILQAANVKQYPANSAQRIHLQIEAMRLAFADAYAYVSDARSMGVPVTKLLSRDYLASRAALIDHNKAGSYGAGDPHSGGTVYLCAADESGMMISYIQSNFKGFGSGVVAPGGIAFHNRGMSFSLQDGHPNQVSPGKRPFHTILPAFLTKNGKPAMAFGVMGGNMQPQGHIQFVMRFVDEYLNPQACSDAPRWRIDDLGKLTVEAAMPQSIVDGLRAMGHEVAVQPANSLDFGSAQAIAKLSDDAVSAYIAGSDHRRDGLAAGF encoded by the coding sequence ATGTTGATTTCCCCTCCTTTCGGTGGCGGTCGCGCCCCAGTTCTTGCCAGAAATACGGTTGCCAGCTCTCAGCCACTCGCCACTCAAGCAGGTATTGAGGCACTTCAGAGCGGTGGGAATGCAGTTGACGCCGCCTTAGCCACAGCTATCACACTGACAGTTGTAGAGCCCACCATGAATGGTCTTGGAGGCGATGGTTTCGCCATCTTGTGGGATGGCAAACAAATTCATGGACTCAATGCATCAGGTCGTGCGCCGGCAGCTTGGACCCCAGAATATTTTGCTGGCAAATCCGCAATGGATTTAATTGGCTGGAATACAGTTACCGTGCCTGGCATGGTGGCTGGCTGGGTTGAGCTTTCCAAAAAATTTGGCAAGCTTCCATTTGCACAACTATTTAAGCGTGCGATTGATTACGCAGAAAATGGCTTTCCTGTCTCCCCCGTCATTGCACGTCAATGGCGTGAAGCGATTCCGATTCTTAAAAACCAACCCGGATTTTCAGAATCCTTTCTGATTGATGGCAAAGCGCCTCAAGCTGGTCAGATCTGGAAATACCCAGCGCAAGCAAAAACCCTCAAAGAAATTGCTACTACTCAAGGTGAATCTTTCTACAGGGGTCCCTTAGCTCAAAGCATGGTCGACTTTGCGCAATCAACAGGTGGTTGCTTCACCATGCAAGACTTTGCAGACAATAAGCCAGATTGGGTTGAGCCATTGGCATTTGATTATGGTGATTACACCCTTCTAGAGATTCCGCCCAATGGCTCAGGCATTGCTGCACAAATGGCTTTAGGAATCTTGCAAGCGGCAAATGTTAAACAATACCCTGCTAACTCTGCGCAACGTATCCATTTGCAGATTGAAGCTATGCGACTGGCCTTTGCCGATGCATATGCCTATGTATCTGATGCCAGATCTATGGGTGTTCCAGTGACCAAACTTTTGAGTCGCGACTATCTAGCGAGCCGCGCTGCATTAATTGATCACAATAAAGCAGGCAGCTACGGCGCTGGCGATCCTCACTCTGGTGGCACTGTGTACTTATGCGCTGCCGATGAATCTGGCATGATGATTTCCTACATCCAATCAAACTTCAAAGGCTTTGGTTCTGGTGTAGTGGCACCTGGCGGCATCGCTTTTCATAATCGCGGCATGAGCTTTAGCCTGCAAGATGGGCACCCCAACCAAGTTAGCCCTGGAAAGCGCCCTTTCCATACCATCCTCCCCGCCTTCTTAACCAAGAATGGTAAGCCAGCAATGGCGTTTGGCGTAATGGGTGGGAATATGCAACCTCAAGGTCACATTCAATTTGTGATGCGCTTCGTAGATGAATACCTCAATCCACAAGCATGCTCTGATGCACCGCGCTGGCGAATTGATGACTTAGGAAAACTCACTGTTGAGGCAGCGATGCCACAAAGTATTGTGGATGGACTCAGAGCCATGGGGCACGAAGTTGCAGTTCAGCCTGCTAACAGCTTAGATTTTGGTAGCGCTCAAGCGATTGCCAAATTAAGTGATGATGCTGTTTCTGCTTATATCGCTGGTAGCGACCATCGACGCGATGGTTTGGCGGCTGGTTTTTAA
- a CDS encoding ATP-dependent RecD-like DNA helicase, translating into MACTVSMNNTNKPFTDSSEIEITPDYEAVIDAIDRGDPYIFVSGKAGTGKTTLIGYLRETVSGNVVVVAPTGVAALQVKGVTIHSFFRLPPRLIFPEEDIKPLRDKRLYKDIRLLIIDEISMVRADVVDAMDLFLRENGPQKGKPFGGIQVMFVGDLFQLPPVVSAADMQVLADRGYEGPYFFCAMALHRKDVTMVELSKIFRQKDASFASLLNQIRINQDADEAIDTLNAQCYRKDQLIDEQTITLTTTNARADQINAAGLRAIETATKVYVGKTTGKFNVDDRNLPSPNQLTLKVGAKVMFTATDPGFPKRWVNGTIGVVRELLPDKVKVMAQNGPYSNTVEVTGHQWESYRYDHDMMSGKISPSIIGTYVQIPLMLAWAVTIHKSQGKTLDKVKVDLSTGAFASGQVYVALSRCKTIEGITLQRPIEPRDVSCDQEIKRFYLACLPRPQ; encoded by the coding sequence ATGGCTTGCACTGTATCGATGAATAACACAAACAAGCCTTTTACTGATTCCTCTGAAATTGAAATTACGCCTGATTATGAGGCGGTCATTGATGCCATTGATCGTGGAGACCCTTACATCTTTGTCAGCGGTAAAGCCGGTACCGGTAAAACAACGCTGATTGGTTATCTTCGAGAAACCGTCTCTGGTAATGTCGTGGTCGTTGCGCCAACAGGAGTTGCTGCTTTGCAAGTAAAAGGTGTGACTATTCATTCCTTCTTTCGTTTGCCGCCACGCCTCATATTCCCCGAAGAAGATATCAAGCCACTACGCGATAAGCGTCTTTATAAAGATATTCGTCTATTAATCATTGATGAAATCTCCATGGTTCGTGCGGATGTGGTCGATGCAATGGATTTGTTTTTGCGTGAGAATGGTCCGCAAAAAGGAAAGCCATTTGGGGGTATTCAGGTGATGTTTGTGGGGGACTTATTTCAGTTGCCGCCCGTCGTATCTGCTGCGGATATGCAGGTGCTGGCAGATAGGGGATATGAAGGTCCATACTTCTTTTGCGCCATGGCTCTGCACCGCAAAGATGTCACGATGGTGGAGTTAAGTAAGATCTTTCGTCAAAAGGATGCCAGTTTTGCTAGTTTGTTAAATCAAATTCGCATTAATCAAGACGCTGATGAGGCAATCGATACACTCAATGCCCAGTGCTATCGCAAGGATCAGCTAATAGATGAGCAAACTATTACGCTGACCACTACTAATGCCAGAGCTGATCAAATTAATGCAGCCGGCCTAAGAGCGATTGAGACGGCCACAAAAGTGTATGTCGGCAAGACAACTGGCAAGTTCAATGTAGATGACCGTAATCTACCATCGCCGAATCAGCTCACTCTTAAAGTGGGCGCTAAGGTGATGTTTACCGCAACTGACCCTGGATTTCCGAAACGATGGGTTAATGGAACCATTGGAGTGGTGCGCGAGCTATTACCCGATAAGGTCAAAGTGATGGCGCAAAACGGGCCTTATTCCAATACCGTGGAGGTAACCGGGCACCAATGGGAATCCTATCGTTATGACCACGACATGATGTCAGGAAAAATATCCCCCAGCATTATTGGTACCTATGTCCAGATACCACTCATGCTGGCTTGGGCGGTGACGATTCATAAGAGTCAAGGAAAGACACTTGATAAAGTCAAAGTAGATCTTTCAACAGGCGCTTTTGCTTCGGGTCAGGTTTATGTCGCATTAAGTCGCTGTAAAACCATCGAGGGCATCACCTTGCAGAGACCCATTGAACCCAGAGACGTGAGTTGTGATCAAGAAATTAAGCGTTTTTATCTCGCGTGTCTGCCAAGACCTCAGTAA
- the dusA gene encoding tRNA dihydrouridine(20/20a) synthase DusA gives MNSAPQKRMAVAPMMEWTDRHCRSFHRSLSKEAVLYTEMVTTGALMHGDVPRHLDYSQDQRPVVLQLGGSEPNDLAKSAELAQQWGYDEIDLNCGCPSERVQRGAFGACLMAEPKLVAQCVKAMKDAVDVPISVKHRLGLDSMDASTSKTDYQFALDFILSVADAGASQVTIHARNAVLKGLSPKENRSKPPLRYEVAAQLRLDAQKQFPNLKVLLNGGLESNEQIAGHWDDFDGFMVGRAAYHFPAMLLGWDDLIDTNGDAAGYLFSETEWHRIQIALVKQVQAWFDECREKGKPFYIGAFTRHILGLAHGRAGSRYWRQRLSDHHALAKVQSKAAIADFFIDASLTLGDWAAFELETAE, from the coding sequence ATGAATAGTGCCCCACAAAAGAGAATGGCGGTCGCTCCGATGATGGAGTGGACAGATCGTCATTGTCGATCATTCCACCGCTCACTTAGCAAGGAAGCCGTCTTATATACAGAGATGGTGACAACTGGCGCGCTTATGCATGGTGATGTACCGCGCCACTTAGATTACTCGCAGGATCAACGTCCTGTTGTATTGCAATTAGGGGGGTCCGAGCCAAATGATTTAGCCAAATCAGCTGAGCTTGCTCAGCAATGGGGCTACGATGAAATTGATCTTAATTGTGGTTGCCCATCAGAGCGTGTACAGCGTGGGGCATTTGGAGCATGCCTAATGGCAGAACCTAAATTAGTTGCCCAATGTGTAAAGGCCATGAAAGATGCTGTAGATGTTCCTATTTCAGTAAAGCATCGATTGGGGCTAGATTCCATGGATGCATCTACTTCAAAAACTGACTATCAGTTTGCGCTAGATTTTATTTTGTCAGTGGCTGATGCTGGGGCAAGTCAAGTAACTATTCATGCGCGTAATGCAGTACTCAAAGGGTTATCTCCAAAAGAGAATCGTAGTAAGCCCCCATTGCGATACGAGGTTGCGGCTCAACTGCGTCTAGATGCACAAAAGCAATTTCCTAATTTAAAAGTTTTGCTAAATGGTGGCTTAGAGTCCAATGAGCAAATTGCTGGTCATTGGGATGACTTTGATGGATTTATGGTTGGCAGGGCTGCCTATCATTTCCCAGCAATGCTCTTGGGGTGGGATGATTTAATCGATACTAATGGCGATGCAGCGGGCTATCTCTTTAGTGAAACTGAATGGCATCGAATTCAGATTGCATTGGTTAAACAGGTACAGGCTTGGTTTGATGAATGTCGAGAGAAAGGTAAGCCGTTTTATATCGGGGCATTTACAAGGCATATTTTGGGATTGGCGCATGGCAGGGCAGGCTCACGCTATTGGCGCCAACGACTCTCAGACCATCATGCTTTAGCCAAAGTGCAAAGCAAGGCAGCCATTGCAGACTTCTTTATTGACGCTAGCCTAACCCTTGGTGATTGGGCTGCTTTTGAGCTTGAGACCGCAGAATAG
- a CDS encoding DUF1488 family protein has protein sequence MRIEFIGPPILMTDQGVSYRAKLDGKDLECQFSYEALEDIDPDSIMGNPLEHFAKHQLKLLSIAEQKISKGYSHDGILQVHSNDLIAD, from the coding sequence ATGAGAATTGAATTTATCGGGCCGCCAATATTGATGACTGACCAAGGGGTAAGTTACCGCGCTAAGCTTGATGGTAAAGATCTTGAGTGTCAATTTAGCTATGAGGCGTTGGAGGATATTGATCCAGATAGCATCATGGGAAATCCATTAGAACACTTTGCCAAACATCAATTAAAGCTTTTATCGATCGCTGAGCAAAAAATTTCTAAGGGCTACAGTCATGATGGCATACTGCAAGTTCATAGCAATGATCTCATTGCTGACTGA
- a CDS encoding translational machinery protein: MSLNHAVIWIDHQQAHVMFLSESASQAEIIKSKSSHQHLHHKGGEVGSGKVELDPKYLHSVIQAVNESKEILVLGPGSAKLELIKHAHHHDPKIAEKIVGVETVDHPSDKEILAYARKFFYKVDQML, encoded by the coding sequence ATGTCATTAAATCATGCCGTTATTTGGATTGACCATCAACAAGCACACGTGATGTTTTTGAGTGAATCAGCCAGTCAAGCTGAAATCATTAAAAGCAAATCAAGCCACCAGCATTTGCATCATAAGGGTGGAGAGGTGGGTAGCGGAAAAGTCGAATTGGATCCCAAATATCTCCATTCAGTTATTCAGGCGGTAAATGAGTCCAAGGAAATCTTGGTTCTAGGCCCTGGTTCGGCTAAATTAGAGTTGATTAAGCATGCGCATCATCATGATCCAAAGATTGCTGAAAAAATCGTTGGTGTAGAAACGGTGGATCATCCAAGTGATAAAGAGATTCTTGCTTATGCCCGCAAGTTTTTCTACAAAGTAGATCAGATGCTATGA
- a CDS encoding pseudouridine synthase produces the protein MSLLHFFIKQFPHVNAREWESRFKEGLILDLDGHVLSASDSYRPNSHLIYFRRLEREPEIPFEEKILFQDDHILVADKPHFLPVTPSGLYLHQTLLNRLKKKTQIPTLSPIHRIDRDTAGLVIFSINPEERAQYQNLFRDRSVNKFYEAIAPFSQDLSDKLPLTYQSRIEESAHFLQMQEVHGAPNTNTLIELMEVSGAWAKYRLNPNTGKKHQLRCHLNALGIPIRNDQIYPVLTPYQEYDLDFSKPLQLLAKEIQFRDPITQVDRLFISARLLNF, from the coding sequence TTGAGCTTGCTGCATTTCTTTATTAAGCAATTCCCGCATGTGAATGCGCGTGAGTGGGAGAGTCGATTTAAGGAAGGTTTAATTTTAGATTTGGATGGACATGTTTTATCGGCATCGGATTCATATCGCCCAAACTCACACCTGATTTACTTTAGAAGATTGGAGCGTGAGCCAGAAATTCCCTTTGAGGAAAAAATTCTTTTTCAAGATGATCATATCCTTGTAGCCGATAAGCCCCATTTTCTGCCAGTCACACCTAGCGGCTTGTATTTGCACCAAACACTTCTGAATCGCCTGAAGAAAAAAACGCAAATTCCTACGCTCAGTCCAATTCATCGTATTGACCGAGATACGGCAGGTTTGGTTATTTTCTCAATTAATCCTGAAGAGAGAGCACAATATCAAAATCTATTTCGTGATCGCTCTGTAAATAAGTTTTATGAAGCTATTGCCCCATTTTCTCAGGATTTGTCTGACAAATTGCCCTTGACTTACCAAAGTCGCATTGAGGAATCAGCCCACTTTCTACAAATGCAGGAAGTACATGGCGCACCCAATACTAATACTTTGATAGAGCTGATGGAAGTTTCAGGTGCGTGGGCGAAATATCGACTCAACCCTAATACCGGCAAGAAACACCAGTTACGTTGCCATCTTAATGCTTTGGGTATACCCATTCGGAATGATCAGATTTATCCTGTACTCACGCCTTACCAAGAATACGACCTGGATTTTTCAAAGCCCCTGCAGTTGCTAGCTAAAGAAATTCAATTTAGGGACCCCATTACACAAGTTGATAGGTTATTTATAAGTGCTAGATTACTAAATTTTTAG
- a CDS encoding diguanylate cyclase, whose protein sequence is MNIGTITIYLVAILIQGIAIFFALIVSKKAPQSYRWGWVFLSMGFLIILARRINPLLETFQTGHQNLFDAILSFIISSFLLIGSIGIHRFISRIRSDNDLLCGLSELDPLTHAYSRSEILYRLSNEIQRHLRTSRPLAILEIDIDRFKLVNDQYGHAIGDEILQFLTQQIQLQLRTNDHLGRIGGEEFIVVLPETNEKSALIIAERIRTHIEMQTYFTRVESTPIQITISIGLSATTTENNGKTAGQINVDLVKQADQAMYNAKNTGRNKSSCWSEINQNGMINSSIR, encoded by the coding sequence GTGAATATAGGCACCATCACAATTTACTTGGTAGCAATACTAATTCAAGGCATCGCAATATTCTTTGCTTTAATAGTATCTAAAAAGGCGCCTCAAAGCTATCGTTGGGGCTGGGTATTTCTAAGCATGGGTTTTTTAATCATTCTGGCCCGAAGAATTAACCCTCTTCTCGAGACCTTTCAAACTGGACATCAGAACCTGTTTGATGCGATCCTTTCGTTTATTATTTCCAGCTTTCTATTAATTGGATCTATTGGCATCCATCGCTTTATATCCCGCATCCGCTCTGACAATGACCTCCTTTGTGGATTGTCGGAATTAGACCCCCTAACTCATGCCTATAGTCGTTCAGAAATTCTTTATCGCCTGTCAAATGAAATTCAACGTCACCTGCGCACTTCCCGCCCTTTGGCAATTCTTGAAATAGATATCGACCGATTTAAGCTCGTAAATGATCAATATGGGCATGCTATAGGTGATGAAATTCTTCAGTTTTTAACACAACAGATTCAATTACAACTTCGTACGAATGATCACCTTGGAAGAATTGGTGGCGAAGAATTTATCGTAGTTCTTCCCGAAACAAATGAAAAATCCGCACTAATCATTGCCGAACGTATTCGCACTCATATAGAAATGCAGACCTACTTTACTCGCGTAGAGTCGACCCCTATTCAAATCACCATCAGCATTGGTCTTAGCGCCACCACCACTGAAAACAATGGTAAAACAGCTGGCCAAATTAACGTAGACCTCGTGAAGCAAGCAGATCAAGCAATGTATAACGCAAAAAATACCGGCAGAAATAAATCTTCATGCTGGAGTGAGATAAATCAAAATGGGATGATCAACTCCTCCATTAGATAA
- a CDS encoding glycosyltransferase family 2 protein: protein MYISVKFKFLIALLVSLSWMGLSIWLSMPWYADLASQIGGVPSYFLITMIAIVPGFMNAFVFTALLMDKRPSVIADQKYPPVTILIAAYNEVGSIEETLTSLVKQDYPNHIQVVVISDGSTDGTVDKVRGIADSNPNIEFIYLHHNGGKSAALNRGLQHVTTDIVISIDADGYVFKDGVRNLVGRYLSDPPNTKAVAGEILIRNSRENWITKAQEWDYFLGIASIKRIQSLFQGTLVAQGAFSLYERKILSELGGWPEMVGEDIVLTWKILDRGYRVGHAEDALVFTDCPNTLHKFIRQRQRWSRGLIEAFKENPLILIRPRLTTLYVWWNTMFPLMDIAYTFGFIPGLILACFGMYWIVGPMTLFLLPMAALLNWLMYVRGRKMFEKEHLHVRTNIFGFIFYVFAYGLVLQPACVYGYLSELLNFRKSWGTK from the coding sequence ATGTACATATCCGTTAAGTTTAAATTCCTTATCGCATTGCTCGTTTCGCTTTCTTGGATGGGTTTATCCATTTGGCTTTCAATGCCATGGTATGCGGATTTAGCATCGCAAATTGGCGGGGTGCCGTCATACTTTTTAATCACTATGATTGCGATCGTTCCAGGATTTATGAATGCGTTTGTATTTACAGCGCTCCTCATGGATAAACGACCAAGTGTCATTGCAGATCAAAAATATCCACCAGTAACAATATTAATTGCCGCCTATAACGAAGTAGGCTCTATTGAAGAGACTTTGACCAGCCTGGTAAAGCAAGATTATCCGAACCACATTCAAGTGGTCGTGATTAGCGATGGCTCAACTGACGGCACAGTGGACAAGGTAAGAGGGATCGCTGATAGCAACCCTAATATTGAATTTATATATCTCCATCACAACGGCGGGAAATCTGCTGCTCTAAATCGGGGTCTCCAACATGTAACAACCGATATCGTGATCTCTATTGATGCTGATGGCTATGTTTTTAAGGATGGAGTGCGAAATTTGGTTGGTAGATATTTATCCGATCCACCAAATACTAAAGCTGTTGCAGGTGAAATTCTCATTCGTAATTCAAGAGAAAATTGGATCACCAAAGCTCAGGAATGGGATTATTTTCTGGGTATTGCGAGCATTAAGAGAATTCAATCTTTATTCCAAGGAACTTTAGTTGCTCAGGGCGCTTTTTCTTTATATGAACGAAAGATCTTGAGTGAGTTGGGTGGGTGGCCAGAGATGGTGGGGGAGGACATTGTTCTAACCTGGAAGATTCTTGATCGTGGTTACCGTGTTGGACATGCTGAAGATGCACTGGTATTCACGGATTGCCCTAATACTTTGCACAAATTTATTCGCCAGCGGCAACGTTGGTCAAGAGGTTTAATTGAGGCCTTTAAGGAAAACCCACTCATTCTAATTAGACCGCGTTTAACAACCCTTTACGTTTGGTGGAATACGATGTTCCCACTTATGGATATAGCCTATACCTTTGGCTTTATTCCAGGATTAATTTTGGCGTGCTTTGGCATGTATTGGATTGTTGGTCCAATGACTTTATTTTTATTGCCCATGGCTGCTTTATTAAATTGGCTCATGTATGTACGCGGAAGAAAAATGTTTGAGAAGGAGCATTTACACGTTCGCACCAATATCTTTGGCTTTATTTTTTATGTTTTTGCTTATGGCTTAGTTCTACAGCCTGCTTGCGTTTATGGATATCTATCTGAGCTATTAAATTTCAGAAAATCATGGGGGACCAAATGA
- a CDS encoding HD-GYP domain-containing protein, with translation MTGNHLKKQLWALEAYANSAKVLSHAKTPEELIQGVCEGITKQYPYVIAWVGIAENNPEKTVRVAGMSGKAKAYAQGIFVTWDGNKPNGRGPTGAAIRLGEPQMMRDSELDPNFAPWRERAALYGIRCSVGIPIFADEKVIGALTVYTCEPDSFSAAEIDLFQNLANEIGHGLALLQERSLLEEERKRRELAQQRLFDSLELTIGAMATTMEMRDPYTAGHQKAVAKIAQAIAKEMGLDKDVIHGLKMAALIHDIGKVSIPSELLTKPTKLSPLEYSLMKEHVNNGYLILKDIPFPWPIADMVRQHHERLDGSGYPQGLKGDEILMGARVLAVADIIESMSSHRPYRPALGLNKAIQEVLVEAGQGKLDPTVVQAAVKLYDRGELGEKMDK, from the coding sequence ATGACGGGCAATCATCTTAAAAAACAGTTGTGGGCATTGGAGGCTTACGCTAATTCTGCAAAAGTCTTGTCTCACGCTAAAACTCCTGAAGAATTAATTCAGGGTGTTTGTGAGGGTATAACCAAGCAATATCCTTATGTGATTGCTTGGGTTGGCATAGCCGAAAACAATCCTGAGAAGACTGTTCGTGTTGCTGGCATGTCTGGTAAGGCAAAAGCCTATGCTCAAGGCATATTTGTTACATGGGACGGAAATAAGCCAAATGGACGCGGTCCTACTGGGGCGGCTATTCGCTTGGGCGAACCGCAAATGATGCGAGATTCTGAGTTAGACCCAAACTTTGCGCCGTGGCGTGAACGTGCTGCACTATATGGTATTCGCTGCTCTGTGGGTATTCCCATCTTCGCTGATGAAAAAGTCATTGGAGCTCTAACTGTTTATACGTGCGAGCCCGATTCCTTTTCTGCTGCAGAAATCGATCTTTTCCAGAACTTAGCTAATGAAATTGGTCATGGTTTAGCGCTGCTTCAAGAGCGTTCCTTGCTCGAAGAGGAGAGGAAGAGGCGTGAGTTAGCTCAACAGCGCTTATTTGATTCGTTGGAATTAACTATAGGCGCCATGGCAACTACCATGGAGATGAGAGATCCTTACACAGCTGGCCATCAAAAAGCAGTGGCAAAAATTGCACAGGCGATTGCTAAAGAGATGGGTTTGGATAAGGATGTTATTCACGGCTTAAAGATGGCTGCCTTGATACATGACATTGGAAAAGTTTCAATTCCGTCTGAATTATTGACTAAGCCTACAAAACTCTCGCCCCTTGAATACTCCCTAATGAAAGAGCATGTCAATAATGGGTACCTAATACTGAAGGACATTCCATTTCCATGGCCGATCGCTGATATGGTGCGACAGCATCATGAACGATTGGATGGTTCTGGCTATCCACAAGGATTAAAAGGCGATGAAATATTAATGGGCGCTAGAGTCCTTGCAGTTGCCGACATCATTGAGTCAATGTCCTCTCATCGACCTTATCGCCCAGCACTGGGTTTGAACAAGGCTATACAGGAAGTGTTAGTGGAAGCTGGGCAGGGTAAGTTAGATCCCACCGTAGTTCAAGCCGCAGTAAAACTGTATGATCGGGGCGAGCTAGGCGAAAAAATGGATAAATAG